In the Klebsiella aerogenes KCTC 2190 genome, one interval contains:
- a CDS encoding RidA family protein yields MNQPKPVFPANRHALYEKHGYSAAIRSGDLLFVSGQVGSREDGSPEPDFATQVERAFENLKATLTAAGCSFEDLIDVTTFHTDPESQFSTIMQVKQTVFPKPPYPNWTAVGVNWLAGFDFEIKVIARIPEHQL; encoded by the coding sequence ATGAACCAACCGAAACCTGTTTTCCCGGCGAATCGCCACGCTCTCTATGAGAAGCATGGTTATTCTGCTGCGATCCGCTCTGGTGATTTACTGTTTGTATCCGGTCAGGTGGGTAGCCGGGAAGATGGTAGTCCTGAGCCCGACTTTGCAACGCAGGTAGAACGTGCCTTTGAAAACCTCAAGGCCACTCTTACCGCCGCAGGATGTTCGTTTGAAGATCTTATCGATGTGACAACCTTTCATACCGATCCGGAGAGTCAGTTTTCAACCATTATGCAGGTGAAACAAACCGTTTTTCCGAAGCCGCCATATCCCAACTGGACAGCCGTGGGGGTTAACTGGCTGGCGGGATTTGATTTTGAGATAAAGGTTATCGCCCGGATTCCGGAACATCAGCTTTAA
- a CDS encoding ASCH domain-containing protein: MGDSPELASELANLIKKGIKTASCGSFASYQQEESAPRIGSYNIILDGQNVPVCVIRLVSLQLVRFCDINEEFARKEGEGDLSLEYWKKEHQRFFIREGHFSEDMELIAEEFEVVEVL; this comes from the coding sequence ATGGGAGACAGTCCAGAACTGGCAAGCGAGCTTGCTAACCTTATTAAAAAAGGAATCAAAACGGCCTCTTGTGGATCTTTTGCCTCTTACCAACAGGAAGAATCTGCTCCGAGGATTGGCAGCTATAACATAATTCTTGATGGACAGAATGTCCCGGTATGCGTGATCCGGCTGGTTTCGCTACAATTGGTGCGTTTTTGCGATATTAATGAGGAGTTCGCTCGCAAAGAGGGTGAAGGCGATTTAAGTCTTGAATACTGGAAGAAAGAGCATCAGCGATTTTTCATCCGTGAAGGTCATTTTTCTGAGGATATGGAGTTGATCGCAGAAGAATTCGAAGTGGTTGAGGTGCTGTAA
- a CDS encoding GNAT family N-acetyltransferase — translation MPIPILYTERLLLKPLSSEDASQIQILYPRWEIVRYMVSSVPWPYPDNGAENYVNNVALPDIANGIAWIWTIRHRETPDNMVGLICLYDVEDNNRGFWLAPEHQGKGFMREACNAATDYWFNSLNKTILRAPKAALNNRSKRISQSSGMRLIRTEKKAYVSGLLDSELWEITRDEWNARKGG, via the coding sequence ATGCCAATACCTATTCTCTATACAGAACGCTTACTGTTAAAACCATTATCCTCAGAAGATGCCTCACAAATTCAGATACTGTATCCTCGCTGGGAGATTGTTCGGTACATGGTCTCATCAGTACCGTGGCCCTATCCGGATAATGGCGCCGAGAATTATGTCAATAACGTTGCCTTGCCTGATATAGCAAATGGAATCGCTTGGATCTGGACTATTAGGCATCGTGAAACACCTGACAACATGGTAGGTTTAATCTGTCTTTATGATGTTGAGGATAACAACCGAGGATTTTGGTTAGCACCGGAGCATCAGGGCAAAGGTTTTATGCGTGAGGCCTGTAACGCAGCTACAGATTATTGGTTCAATTCCTTAAATAAGACTATATTGCGTGCGCCGAAAGCGGCTCTCAATAACCGCTCCAAACGTATCTCACAAAGCAGTGGCATGCGGCTCATTAGGACTGAAAAGAAAGCATATGTCAGCGGTCTGCTGGATTCCGAGCTATGGGAAATCACACGTGATGAATGGAATGCTCGTAAAGGTGGCTGA
- a CDS encoding TetR/AcrR family transcriptional regulator: MAAKRRAETMEETRTKLITAARKAFAEKGFAAASMDDLTASVGLTRGALYHNFGDKKGLLAAVVAQIDSEMAQSAKSAATQFRDDQQKLLAEGIAYIRMALDEEVRRIVLLDGPAFLGDPTKWPSQNNCLDATRESISDLIERGLIKPVDVDATAWLLNGAALNAAQWVAASEDPQHALPKAIQVFTLLVNGLLEEGKHP, translated from the coding sequence ATGGCTGCCAAACGCCGCGCCGAAACGATGGAAGAAACCCGCACGAAGTTGATTACAGCCGCACGAAAAGCCTTTGCCGAAAAAGGGTTTGCAGCAGCATCAATGGATGATTTGACTGCCAGCGTTGGCCTGACGCGTGGGGCTCTGTACCATAATTTTGGGGACAAAAAAGGGTTGCTTGCCGCTGTGGTTGCCCAGATTGACTCAGAAATGGCACAAAGTGCCAAGAGTGCAGCGACACAGTTCAGGGATGACCAGCAAAAGCTTCTGGCTGAAGGGATAGCCTATATCAGAATGGCTCTGGATGAAGAAGTCCGGCGTATCGTTCTGCTTGATGGCCCGGCTTTTCTTGGCGATCCTACGAAATGGCCGAGTCAGAACAACTGCCTTGACGCCACCCGAGAGAGCATTTCAGATCTGATTGAACGCGGCTTAATCAAGCCGGTAGATGTGGATGCTACCGCCTGGCTGCTAAATGGAGCTGCACTGAATGCCGCTCAGTGGGTGGCTGCCAGTGAAGATCCGCAGCATGCTTTACCAAAAGCGATTCAGGTTTTCACCCTGCTGGTAAATGGCCTGCTGGAAGAGGGCAAGCACCCATAA
- a CDS encoding DUF7661 family protein, with the protein MLVYNVFGRYLGILRKNECWLVFRVDLTERKYSRIYDVVIPDDLAEDEIAGWLDDIFHEAATERHPDVKRIE; encoded by the coding sequence ATGTTGGTTTATAATGTCTTTGGTCGATACCTTGGCATTCTGCGTAAGAATGAGTGCTGGTTGGTTTTTCGAGTAGATCTGACAGAAAGAAAGTATTCCCGTATCTATGACGTTGTTATTCCAGATGATCTGGCAGAAGATGAAATTGCAGGCTGGTTAGATGATATTTTCCATGAAGCTGCAACCGAACGTCATCCAGATGTTAAACGCATCGAATAA
- a CDS encoding nuclear transport factor 2 family protein, which yields MMTITTVLDEILNQQEVPLDLILNRHFSPVYRQRTNNEWEGLDGFAQHARKLREIIASGKIEVCDELRDGNLYATRHRVLCTKHNGEEVDMEVYMFAETDDDGRFIRVEEATLMLQGVESDRGLGNVR from the coding sequence ATAATGACTATTACTACCGTGCTGGATGAAATTCTCAATCAACAGGAGGTGCCACTGGACCTGATACTCAATCGTCATTTCAGTCCCGTTTACCGCCAGCGTACTAATAACGAGTGGGAAGGTTTGGATGGCTTTGCTCAGCATGCACGTAAACTCCGGGAAATCATCGCATCCGGCAAAATAGAAGTTTGCGATGAGCTTCGTGACGGGAATCTCTATGCCACCAGGCATCGCGTTTTGTGTACCAAGCATAATGGTGAAGAGGTGGATATGGAAGTTTATATGTTCGCTGAAACAGATGATGACGGGCGCTTTATTCGTGTCGAAGAAGCGACGCTAATGCTTCAAGGTGTGGAGAGCGATCGGGGTTTAGGTAACGTAAGGTAA
- a CDS encoding helix-turn-helix domain-containing protein: MTNLLREAITRAASWKDVNLNASQKRLAGVILDEIGSLPEVNLGLSMPQDIRLLRIAQTLSDNPDDDRRLEEWAVWAGMSSRTLTRRFRAETGFSFNEWRQRIRLLRSLELLAAGKPVTAIALDLGYDNVSAFIALFRRIFGTTPGRFKI; the protein is encoded by the coding sequence ATAACAAATCTGCTGCGTGAAGCGATAACGCGAGCGGCCTCATGGAAAGATGTAAACCTTAACGCGTCCCAAAAACGTTTAGCTGGTGTCATCCTTGATGAAATTGGCTCTCTTCCTGAGGTCAACCTGGGGCTTTCAATGCCCCAGGATATCCGACTACTCAGAATTGCGCAGACACTGTCAGATAACCCGGACGACGACCGCAGGCTCGAGGAATGGGCAGTCTGGGCCGGAATGTCATCACGTACGCTTACACGGCGATTCCGTGCAGAAACCGGTTTTAGTTTTAATGAATGGCGACAGCGCATTCGGTTACTCAGGTCTCTTGAACTTCTGGCTGCGGGTAAGCCAGTGACGGCAATTGCTCTGGACCTTGGATATGATAACGTGAGTGCCTTCATTGCCCTGTTCCGACGGATATTCGGCACCACC